GAATTGAGTGTTTTTCAGAGTGGACAGGAAGGCGTCCTGAAGCGCGCAGGGAGCCATCGGCCTGGATAAATATAGCCCTACCGCTTTATATGGTCAAGATGGAGCTCATGCTGCGGGCCGCGCGCTCTGCTGACCGCAGGGAGGAGGggcagcgcgggggggggggggggggcactccaAAGGGAAATGCGCGTTTTAAAATACATTCCCTTCGGATTGATACATGAAAACTAAACTATGTCAATGATTTATTGTCACGTGCAAAAGGTCGCCAGAAAACTGTTTTTCACGACCGTTTGGAACCCCGCGAATGCCACATCAGTTATAGTGGCCGCGCGTGCAGCAGATACTTTGGTCACAAGAGTCAATGAGAGGAAATAACTTGGGAGTGTGGTTTAGAAGTGATAAAAAACAAGCCTTTAATTGGATTCCCCGTGGGGAGTTACGCCTTATTGTGACTATTACTGTGACTACTTTACAGTCAGGTGAGTTTTAGCCTCCCATGTCACACTTGATGCCGTATTTAGCaccatgtgtttctttttttttaaaacgagtGTTTTAAAACCTTGTTTCCTTTCCACTTTAATATTCACGAAGGGCTTTCTGTGGTATTGACCACAGATATTCAGGGACAACTTACTGAACGGCCTGTGGTCGGTGAAAGTATTTTACCGCCACTTGCACCACACACAGTTGACCAGCAGATGGCGCTGCTGCTCCGTTAGACCGAGCGAGCTAATTACATTGGAACTACTGGGTGCGTTCTGGTCCTACAAAATACATCGTTACTTTGCATCAATTAAATTTCCAATTTTTATTTCATAAGGCATAACTGCAGAGGGTCAATCTTTGCACTGGAAGTCATAATAGTTCATTTTCGggtccatttttatttttttcttagcGGTACTTCCTGGACAACTGACGGGCAGCGTCTCGCAGACAGCGTCTCAGAATGCTCTGCACGCGCCTTTCAGCGCAATCAAAGACGTCACCTCGACCCCTTCCCGCGACTCGGAAATTCGCGCTGCGGCTCAGAGCGCAGACTAGAAACCCTTCCTAAGGCAATTCCTTGTAAACAATGGCCGGAGCTACGTCGCTCGAGGCCGTCAAACGAAAGATCAAATTCTTACAAGAGCAGGCGGACGGTGCTGAAGAGAGAGCCGAGGCGCTGCAGAAGGACTTGCTCGCGCAGAGAGCAGCCAGGGAACAAGTAAGCATCCATAGGTTTGtgtcggctttttttttttggttatgcagacagagaggagctgcttATTAAAACGCCGTATCACACGCTGCTCTTATAGCCCCTTTCTGCGCGGGTTCGTTCCTGCGGAGATATAGCGGGGTTTCTGATGACGCACCGCGGCCCCGCAGGATGCGAGCTTTTTACCCGCTCGGTAGCCTTCTGTTCTCGGCTAATTAAGCGTCTATAATTGGTAACCTTTAGCCCACCCTCCGCAatattacttttcttttcttttttaaaacactgcGTCAGCGCGTTGCCTCATAATCGCTTTCACTTGCGCCTCCTTCGAGGCACTTTGCGCGCCCCGCTCCTCGTTCAACCTGCTCTGCGGGGAATTCCGTCTGTTCGCTTCCGCTGGCGCGCCAGACGCAAGTTACACGTTCGGATAAATCATTTGTCAGCAACCAGGAAGTAGAATAAATACTCCGTGGGCAACATGCAAGGTGCGCTGAGAGTTTGCGCTCTTTGACATGCCCTTATACGGACAATAGGTGTGCACAGGAAGTGTGATCCCCCCCCGCCCGtctccgaccccccccacaTAGCGGCAGTTACCTCGACGGGAAATACGTCTTACAGCGGTGTGAGCTTGGGCTCCACGTCGATCGTTTGAAGGGAGATGGAAGCATTGCTTCGGGGTTATCgccacttcctccttccttcgcAACCATCAGATGCACGTTGGCAGAAGTGAAGTTGCAGGTTTGAATGATTGTGGGGGCCCCGTTGGGTCGACATGTGATCGGTGCATTTTAAATGTCCCCTACGGTTGTTGTCTAtccagggacccccccccccctgtgtgttcCCTGAGAGCACTCATATGCAGTTTTAATTGTCTGGCTTTGAGTTGAACCTTAATGTTCTCTCAGGGGTCGAGTAATGACCCCTGAGACGTGGTTGTTCTAGTCAATTAGGAGCACTGGGACAAGGAGGCCCCCCAGCTCCTTCCCAATGCAAGGTTGCCTTCAGAAACACGTTAGCTCCACGGTGATTGCAGTCACCCACCTggcatgaaacaaaaaaacacaactccacCACTTATCCTACCGTCTTTGGGCTCACCTGTTCCTAATTTCCATGCTGTTTGTTGAAGACGCCGCGCCACTAGACGTCCACTCActcgctcctcttctcccccccccccccccccccccccccccaggccgaGTCCGATGTCGCCTCCCTTAACAGACGCATCCAGCTGGTTGAGGAGGAGTTGGATCGCGCTCAGGAGCGTCTGGCCACGGCCCTGACCAAGCTGGAGGAGGCTGAGAAGGCCGCTGATGAGAGCGAGAGGTGGGTTTCTTGTGCCGTGTCAGATAGTGACGTCGTCGCTTAACGTCCCCAAATTCAGCATTTCGTCCCATTGTCGCGTCAGGAAACAATGAGTCCTCCACTTGAGAAGGACGTTGTTTGAGATCTAGCAGCCGACACCACTGTGCACTGGACCTTTGTGTCCCTGTTGGCTGTCGGCTCCTGATTCTCTAACGTCCGTCGACACGGTTGCTCCCTCACACAGAGGCATGAAGGTCATTGAGAACAGGGCCAtgaaggacgaggagaagatggagctgcaggagatcCAGCTGAAAGAGGCCAAGCACATTGCTGAGGAGGCTGACCGCAAATATGAGGAGGCGAGTTTTTCAGCCATCGGCACATCAGCTTTAATAGGAAATATATAACCATTTAATAAATTCCTTATAAAACACTAATGTAagtacataaaataaatgtatttacacattttcCTACAACTATTAGTCCCACAAGCAAGTGGTGTATGAATACAAAGTGAAACACAATCGTAATCAGTTGTGGAATTTTTcctaatacatttacatttgaggtACTTATACTTTAATTTAGTATATTCATTTAACATTACTTTCTACTTCAGTTATAGTTGTTGACAAATACTTAGTTATAAAGCATTTATTATATGTTCATCTTATGCGCAGGAAGTCCTAACAATGGGGGCGAAAGCAAAGTGTTACCAAGTGGAGCTTTAAAACCGCATGCTCGTATTGTCACACTCATGTGTTGCGTTGTAACACTTTGTTGTGCTGCACCCAAAGGTCGCCCGTAAGCTGGTCATCATTGAGGGTGATCTTGAGCGTGCAGAGGAGCGCGCTGAGCTGAACGAGGGGTAAGAGGTCCCACCTTTACACGCACTAGAGCTGCACTTCCACGTTTGCATGTGTGCACTAGCATTTCAACAGTTGAGCTCTGAGCGCCGATACGCAAAGCGTACGACTCGGTGTCCATTTGAACAGT
The DNA window shown above is from Gasterosteus aculeatus chromosome X, fGasAcu3.hap1.1, whole genome shotgun sequence and carries:
- the LOC120809031 gene encoding uncharacterized protein LOC120809031 isoform X10; protein product: MAGATSLEAVKRKIKFLQEQADGAEERAEALQKDLLAQRAAREQAESDVASLNRRIQLVEEELDRAQERLATALTKLEEAEKAADESERGMKVIENRAMKDEEKMELQEIQLKEAKHIAEEADRKYEEVARKLVIIEGDLERAEERAELNEGRTRRGEEELRGLEQGMKSLSSSVLKYSQKEDKYEEEIKVLTDKLKEAETRAEFAERSVAKLEKTIDDLEDELYAQKLKYKAISEELDHALNDMTSI
- the LOC120809031 gene encoding uncharacterized protein LOC120809031 isoform X9, with the translated sequence MAGATSLEAVKRKIKFLQEQADGAEERAEALQKDLLAQRAAREQAESDVASLNRRIQLVEEELDRAQERLATALTKLEEAEKAADESERGMKVIENRAMKDEEKMELQEIQLKEAKHIAEEADRKYEEVARKLVIIEGDLERAEERAELNEGKCSELEEELKTVTNNLKSLEAQAEKYSQKEDKYEEEIKVLTDKLKEAETRAEFAERSVAKLEKTIDDLEEKLSQAKEENLDMHQMLDQTLMELNNL
- the LOC120809031 gene encoding uncharacterized protein LOC120809031 isoform X11, coding for MAGATSLEAVKRKIKFLQEQADGAEERAEALQKDLLAQRAAREQAESDVASLNRRIQLVEEELDRAQERLATALTKLEEAEKAADESERGMKVIENRAMKDEEKMELQEIQLKEAKHIAEEADRKYEEVARKLVIIEGDLERAEERAELNEGRTRRGEEELRGLEQGMKSLSSSVLKYSQKEDKYEEEIKVLTDKLKEAETRAEFAERSVAKLEKTIDDLEEKLSQAKEENLDMHQMLDQTLMELNNL
- the LOC120809031 gene encoding uncharacterized protein LOC120809031 isoform X8, with the translated sequence MAGATSLEAVKRKIKFLQEQADGAEERAEALQKDLLAQRAAREQAESDVASLNRRIQLVEEELDRAQERLATALTKLEEAEKAADESERGMKVIENRAMKDEEKMELQEIQLKEAKHIAEEADRKYEEVARKLVIIEGDLERAEERAELNEGKCSELEEELKTVTNNLKSLEAQAEKYSQKEDKYEEEIKVLTDKLKEAETRAEFAERSVAKLEKTIDDLEDELYAQKLKYKAISEELDHALNDMTSI